Proteins found in one Anopheles aquasalis chromosome 3, idAnoAquaMG_Q_19, whole genome shotgun sequence genomic segment:
- the LOC126577017 gene encoding phospholipid-transporting ATPase ABCA1-like isoform X1: MTSRWNKFVLLLWKNWIIQKRHYIQTLFEILIPVLCCAMLIVVRGLVDPEQVEEPTLFERLGIGTMERLNGGKMQKTRSGTRFEFSCPELFRLAFPPVTFTVAYSPKNELLDQFLSDAISEEIVSLRRIELLSTENARDLERTLMQQNYIGGIEFPDSYANQTELPERLEYAIRLPGELRFTGWQFGNWRTNFMVIPFVQGLRNANLSDGGSPSYHGEGFLTLQAAIARTFIRRQRTGYPLPEVSLRRYPYPPYYDDIVLVAMERLLPMIILISFFYTCINTVKYITIEKEKQLKEAMKIMGLPNWLHWTAWFVRCLILLLITISLLVFLVCANLTPNTDLSVLQYSEWSVLWFFFLSFVLVTICFCFMMSVFFNKANTAAGIAGLLWFLFAIPFNVTVQNYDEMALGTKIASSLLSNTAMSFGIMNIIRLEGNQIGLQWSNLFSAPSMGDEFSVGLVMVMFLVDALLYLAIALYFEQVMPGEFGVAKPWNFLFTRDFWKRNRIEDGSGGMSKDEASPYFETEPTIERAGVRIMNLRKVYGKKVAVERLNLNMYDGQITVLLGHNGAGKTTTMSMLTGMFSPTSGTALVNGYDIRKDIEGVRFSLGLCPQHNVLFNELTVAEHLKFFAQLKGVPAYKTVGEIDKYVNLLELTDKRNAQSHTLSGGMKRKLGVGIALCGGSKVVLLDEPTSGMDPSARRALWDLIQREKVGRTVILSTHFMDEADVLGDRIAIMAEGTLRAIGSPFFLKKTLGAGYRLICVKEANCDKQRVLSMLRKYIPDVRVETDIGTELSFVLREDYLPVFQRMLEELEQNMRECGISSYGISLTTMEEVFLRAGSDSTTTEQSSTDKTNGYIDINENSDTYSLEGLRLLTGSKRLFYQIYAQFYKKLLTTVRSWITLSLQLCIPILFVLMSYLIFLNANTGRDLPELTINFDRYTGSLTVVEVEAGSESTGAAYRELFRNEPPVHQLTAIDTDMTSYILKTAAQDIPTFNSRYWVGATLNANDCTAWFNNKAYHSAPLAVNLIYNALLRSVCPTCELQVSNKPLPYRLDTQLQRLETGANAGFQLAFNTGFAMAFVSALFILFYIKERTTRAKLLQFVSGVNVALFWTISFLWDYLVFIVASLCYIVTLAIIQQDGWSTFDQLGRVFLVLLFYAFASLPVTYLFAYLFNVPATGFVKMMLLNVLSGTIFFTAVSLLRFPDIDLDNVADVLEWIFMFFPSFVLTQTMNALNQVGNREVLCERACEQIPICTEQLKCLFAPECCSMNPFSFDQTTGINRSLLFFVAIGVISFMLIMIIDYRLLKKILSRKAKTPGELLNGDGPRDEIDSDVLDEKQRIGQCSGGELASFNLVLKELSKSYGNFLAVNRLTVGVRHSECFGLLGINGAGKTSTFKMMTGDENITSGDAWVNGINLRTDMNRVHQQIGYCPQFDALLEELTGRETLKIFALMRGVERSEINGVSLTLAEELNFTKHLDKRTKAYSGGNKRKLSTALALMGNPSVVYLDEPTTGMDPGAKRQFWNVICKIRNSGKSIVLTSHSMEECEALCTRLAIMVNGEFKCLGSTQHLKNKFSEGFLLTVKTKRDQPQAADEVKSFVMSKFTGAVLKEEYQDSLTFHIARTDQRWSAMFGLMEASKDRLGIEDYALGQTTLEQVFLFFTKYQRATD; encoded by the exons aTGACTTCTCGGTGGAACAaattcgtgctgctgctgtggaagaACTGGATCATCCAAAAGCGGCACTACATCCAGACACTGTTCGAAATCCTTATcccggtgctgtgctgtgcaatGCTCATCGTTGTGCGCGGACTGGTCGATCCGGAGCAGGTTGAGGAACCAACATTATTCGAACGGCTCGGAATTGGCACGATGGAGCGGTTGAACGGTGGTAAGATGCAAAAGACTCGATCCGGCACTCGATTTGAGTTCTCATGTCCGGAACTTTTCCGTTTAGCTTTCCCACCGGTCACGTTTACAGTGGCTTACTCACCGAAGAATGAGTTGCTAGATCAATTTCTGAGTGACGCAATTTCGGAAGAGATCGTCAGCCTTCGAAGGATTGAGCTCTTATCAACCGAGAACGCTCGTGACCTTGAGCGTACGCTGATGCAACAGAACTACATCGGGGGGATCGAGTTCCCGGACAGTTACGCG AATCAAACCGAGCTACCGGAGCGTTTGGAGTACGCTATACGCTTGCCCGGCGAGCTTCGCTTCACTGGCTGGCAGTTTGGCAATTGGCGAACGAACTTTATGGTCATACCGTTCGTTCAAGGGCTACGGAATGCTAACCTATCGGATGGTGGCAGTCCCAGTTACCACGGTGAAGGTTTCCTCACGCTACAGGCAGCTATCGCACGCACGTTCATCCGCCGACAGCGTACCGGCTATCCACTGCCGGAAGTGTCATTGAGA CGCTATCCGTATCCACCGTACTATGACGATATTGTGCTGGTAGCGATGGAACGTCTGCTGCCGATGATCATTTTGATCTCGTTCTTCTACACCTGCATCAACACGGTCAAGTACATCACGATCGAAAAGGAGAAACAGTTGAAGGAAGCGATGAAAATCATGGGACTACCGAACTGGCTGCACTGGACGGCTTGGTTCGTGCGCTGCctgatcctgctgctgatcaccATTTCGCTGCTCGTCTTCCTGGTGTGTGCCAACCTTACTCCCAACACGGACCTCTCCGTACTCCAGTACTCCGAATGGTCCGTGCtgtggtttttctttctgtcgttcgttctcgtgacgatctgtttctgtttcatgATGAGTGTGTTCTTCAACAAAG CTAACACTGCCGCCGGAATCGCTGGCCTTTTGTGGTTCCTGTTTGCTATCCCGTTCAACGTTACCGTTCAGAACTACGATGAGATGGCGTTGGGGACGAAAATTGCCTCCAGTCTACTCTCGAACACGGCCATGTCATTCGGAATCATGAACATCATCCGCCTCGAGGGTAACCAGATCGGGCTGCAGTGGAGCAATCTGTTCTCTGCGCCCTCGATGGGCGACGAGTTCAGTGTCGGTCTGGTGATGGTTATGTTTCTGGTAGACGCTTTGCTCTACCTCGCCATCGCACTATACTTCGAGCAGGTAATGCCCGGTGAGTTTGGTGTGGCCAAACCGTGGAATTTTCTCTTTACTCGAGACTTTTGGAAGCGGAATCGTATTGAGGATGGGTCCGGTGGGATGTCTAAGGACGAAGCGTCGCCGTACTTTGAAACGGAACCAACCATCGAACGGGCTGGTGTGCGCATTATGAATCTGCGCAAGGTTTACGGCAAGAAGGTGGCCGTTGAGAGGCTTAATTTAAATATGTACGATGGACAGATAACGGTTTTGCTGGGACACAATGGGGCCGGTAAAACGACAACGATGTCCATGCTTACTGGAATGTTCTCACCAACCTCGGGAACAGCTCTGGTGAATGGATATGACATCCGGAAGGACATCGAAGGTGTTCGCTTTTCGCTGGGACTGTGCCCTCAGCATAACGTGCTGTTCAATGAGCTAACGGTGGCGGAACATTTGAAGTTCTTCGCGCAGTTGAAGGGTGTACCGGCGTATAAGACCGTCGGTGAGATCGACAAGTATGTCAACTTGCTGGAGTTGACCGATAAGCGTAATGCACAATCGCACACCCTCTCCGGTGGTATGAAACGTAAGCTCGGTGTTGGAATTGCTCTGTGTGGTGGTTcgaaggtggtgctgcttgaTGAACCGACCTCCGGTATGGATCCATCGGCACGACGCGCACTGTGGGATTTGATACAGCGAGAGAAGGTCGGCCGGACGGTGATTCTATCGACACACTTCATGGACGAAGCGGATGTGCTCGGTGATCGGATAGCGATCATGGCTGAAGGGACATTGAGAGCCATTGGGTCACCTTTCTTTTTGAAAAAGACTCTGGGCGCTGGTTATCGATTGATTTGCGTTAAGGAAGCGAACTGTGATAAACAGCGGGTGCTGTCGATGCTACGGAAGTACATTCCCGATGTGCGTGTTGAAACGGACATCGGTACGGAGCTATCGTTTGTGTTGCGGGAAGACTATCTGCCAGTGTTCCAGCGGATGCTCGAAGAGCTGGAGCAGAATATGAGGGAATGTGGCATATCTAGCTACGGAATTTCGCTCACCACGATGGAGGAAGTGTTTCTACG AGCTGGAAGTGattcaaccaccaccgagcaatCTTCAACGGACAAAACCAACGGGTATATCGACATCAACGAAAACAGTGACACAT ATTCCCTTGAAGGACTTCGCCTGCTGACGGGATCAAAGCGATTGTTTTACCAAATCTACGCGCAGTTCTACAAAAAATTGCTCACCACCGTCCGAAGCTGGATTACACTCTCGCTGCAGCTCTGCATCCCGATCCTCTTTGTGCTGATGTCGTATCTGATCTTCTTGAACGCAAACACTGGCCGTGATCTGCCCGAGTTGACAATCAACTTCGATCGATACACCGGATCGTTAACGGTGGTGGAAGTTGAGGCTGGCTCGGAGTCCACCGGTGCTGCGTATCGAGAGCTGTTTCGAAATGAACCTCCGGTCCATCAGCTAACAGCAATCGATACTGATATGACGTCCTACATTCTAAAGACG GCCGCGCAGGACATACCGACGTTCAATTCACGTTACTGGGTAGGAGCGACACTCAATGCGAACGACTGTACGGCTTGGTTCAACAACAAGGCCTACCACAGTGCACCGCTTGCCGTCAATTTGATCTACAATGCACTCCTGCGGAGTGTCTGTCCCACCTGTGAGCTTCAAGTCAGCAACAAACCACTCCCCTACCGCCTGGACACTCAACTGCAGCGTCTCGAAACGGGTGCCAATGCCGGTTTCCAGCTAGCATTCAACACCGGCTTCGCCATGGCTTTCGTGTCGGCGCTCTTCATTCTGTTCTACATCAAAGAAAGGACGACACGGGCCAAGCTGCTCCAGTTCGTCAGTGGCGTCAATGTGGCCCTCTTCTGGACCATCTCATTCCTGTGGGACTATCTGGTGTTCATTGTGGCGTCACTCTGCTACATTGTGACACTTGCGATCATCCAGCAGGATGGTTGGTCAACGTTCGATCAACTCGGGCGTGTGTTTCTGGTGCTACTGTTTTACGCATTCGCCAGCCTTCCGGTGACGTATCTATTCGCCTACCTCTTCAACGTACCGGCCACCGGATTCGTtaagatgatgctgctcaaTGTGCTATCGGGCACGATCTTCTTTACCGCCGTCTCACTGCTTCGCTTTCCCGATATCGATCTCGACAATGTGGCCGATGTGCTCGAGTGGATCTTTATGTTTTTCCCGAGCTTCGTCTTGACGCAGACGATGAACGCGCTGAACCAGGTGGGCAATCGGGAGGTGCTGTGTGAGCGTGCCTGTGAGCAGATTCCGATCTGTACCGAGCAACTGAAGTGCCTGTTTGCTCCCGAGTGCTGCTCGATGAATCCGTTCTCCTTCGATCAAACGACGGGCATCAACCGAAGTTTGCTGTTTTTCGTCGCCATCGGAGTGATCAGCTTCAtgctgatcatgatcatcgacTACCGGTTGCTGAAGAAGATCCTTTCTCGCAAAGCGAAAACGCCAGGTGAACTGTTGAACGGTGATGGTCCGAGAGATGAAATCGATTCGGATGTGCTGGACGAGAAGCAGCGTATCGGTCAGTGCAGTGGCGGGGAGTTGGCATCCTTCAACCTGGTGCTGAAGGAACTCTCCAAAAGTTACGGTAACTTTCTGGCGGTCAATCGGTTGACGGTTGGTGTGCGTCATTCCGAGTGCTTTGGATTGCTCGGTATCAACGGGGCCGGTAAAACATCGACGTTCAAGATGATGACCGGTGACGAGAACATTACATCGGGCGATGCCTGGGTCAATGGAATCAATTTGCGCACGGACATGAACAGGGTGCACCAGCAGATCGGTTACTGTCCCCAGTTTGATGCACTGCTCGAGGAGCTTACGGGCCGGGAAACGTTGAAGATCTTTGCGCTGATGCGAGGCGTTGAACGTTCGGAGATTAACGGTGTGTCGTTGACGCTGGCCGAAGAGTTGAACTTCACCAAGCACCTGGACAAGCGCACAAAGGCGTACAGTGGTGGAAATAAGCGAAAGCTTAGCACAGCTCTCGCACTGATGGGTAACCCATCGGTGGTTTATCTCGATGAACCGACCACCGGTATGGATCCGGGAGCGAAGCGACAGTTTTGGAATGTAATTTGTAAGATCCGCAATTCCGGCAAATCGATCGTGCTCACATCGCACAGCATGGAAGAGTGTGAAGCCCTCTGCACCCGGCTCGCCATCATGGTGAACGGAGAGTTCAAGTGTCTCGGTTCGACGCAACATCTGAAGAACAAGTTCTCCGAAGGATTTCTGCTTACGGTCAAGACAAAGCGTGATCAACCACAAGCGGCCGATGAGGTAAAGTCGTTCGTGATGAGCAAATTCACAGGAGCGGTTCTTAA AGAGGAGTATCAAGATTCACTAACGTTCCATATAGCGCGCACCGATCAGCGATGGTCGGCCATGTTTGGGCTGATGGAAGCATCGAAGGACCGGCTCGGTATCGAGGACTACGCACTCGGCCAAACGACGCTCGAACAGGTGTTCCTATTTTTCACCAAATACCAAAGGGCCACGGATTGA
- the LOC126577017 gene encoding phospholipid-transporting ATPase ABCA3-like isoform X2 gives MTSRWNKFVLLLWKNWIIQKRHYIQTLFEILIPVLCCAMLIVVRGLVDPEQVEEPTLFERLGIGTMERLNGAFPPVTFTVAYSPKNELLDQFLSDAISEEIVSLRRIELLSTENARDLERTLMQQNYIGGIEFPDSYANQTELPERLEYAIRLPGELRFTGWQFGNWRTNFMVIPFVQGLRNANLSDGGSPSYHGEGFLTLQAAIARTFIRRQRTGYPLPEVSLRRYPYPPYYDDIVLVAMERLLPMIILISFFYTCINTVKYITIEKEKQLKEAMKIMGLPNWLHWTAWFVRCLILLLITISLLVFLVCANLTPNTDLSVLQYSEWSVLWFFFLSFVLVTICFCFMMSVFFNKANTAAGIAGLLWFLFAIPFNVTVQNYDEMALGTKIASSLLSNTAMSFGIMNIIRLEGNQIGLQWSNLFSAPSMGDEFSVGLVMVMFLVDALLYLAIALYFEQVMPGEFGVAKPWNFLFTRDFWKRNRIEDGSGGMSKDEASPYFETEPTIERAGVRIMNLRKVYGKKVAVERLNLNMYDGQITVLLGHNGAGKTTTMSMLTGMFSPTSGTALVNGYDIRKDIEGVRFSLGLCPQHNVLFNELTVAEHLKFFAQLKGVPAYKTVGEIDKYVNLLELTDKRNAQSHTLSGGMKRKLGVGIALCGGSKVVLLDEPTSGMDPSARRALWDLIQREKVGRTVILSTHFMDEADVLGDRIAIMAEGTLRAIGSPFFLKKTLGAGYRLICVKEANCDKQRVLSMLRKYIPDVRVETDIGTELSFVLREDYLPVFQRMLEELEQNMRECGISSYGISLTTMEEVFLRAGSDSTTTEQSSTDKTNGYIDINENSDTYSLEGLRLLTGSKRLFYQIYAQFYKKLLTTVRSWITLSLQLCIPILFVLMSYLIFLNANTGRDLPELTINFDRYTGSLTVVEVEAGSESTGAAYRELFRNEPPVHQLTAIDTDMTSYILKTAAQDIPTFNSRYWVGATLNANDCTAWFNNKAYHSAPLAVNLIYNALLRSVCPTCELQVSNKPLPYRLDTQLQRLETGANAGFQLAFNTGFAMAFVSALFILFYIKERTTRAKLLQFVSGVNVALFWTISFLWDYLVFIVASLCYIVTLAIIQQDGWSTFDQLGRVFLVLLFYAFASLPVTYLFAYLFNVPATGFVKMMLLNVLSGTIFFTAVSLLRFPDIDLDNVADVLEWIFMFFPSFVLTQTMNALNQVGNREVLCERACEQIPICTEQLKCLFAPECCSMNPFSFDQTTGINRSLLFFVAIGVISFMLIMIIDYRLLKKILSRKAKTPGELLNGDGPRDEIDSDVLDEKQRIGQCSGGELASFNLVLKELSKSYGNFLAVNRLTVGVRHSECFGLLGINGAGKTSTFKMMTGDENITSGDAWVNGINLRTDMNRVHQQIGYCPQFDALLEELTGRETLKIFALMRGVERSEINGVSLTLAEELNFTKHLDKRTKAYSGGNKRKLSTALALMGNPSVVYLDEPTTGMDPGAKRQFWNVICKIRNSGKSIVLTSHSMEECEALCTRLAIMVNGEFKCLGSTQHLKNKFSEGFLLTVKTKRDQPQAADEVKSFVMSKFTGAVLKEEYQDSLTFHIARTDQRWSAMFGLMEASKDRLGIEDYALGQTTLEQVFLFFTKYQRATD, from the exons aTGACTTCTCGGTGGAACAaattcgtgctgctgctgtggaagaACTGGATCATCCAAAAGCGGCACTACATCCAGACACTGTTCGAAATCCTTATcccggtgctgtgctgtgcaatGCTCATCGTTGTGCGCGGACTGGTCGATCCGGAGCAGGTTGAGGAACCAACATTATTCGAACGGCTCGGAATTGGCACGATGGAGCGGTTGAACGGTG CTTTCCCACCGGTCACGTTTACAGTGGCTTACTCACCGAAGAATGAGTTGCTAGATCAATTTCTGAGTGACGCAATTTCGGAAGAGATCGTCAGCCTTCGAAGGATTGAGCTCTTATCAACCGAGAACGCTCGTGACCTTGAGCGTACGCTGATGCAACAGAACTACATCGGGGGGATCGAGTTCCCGGACAGTTACGCG AATCAAACCGAGCTACCGGAGCGTTTGGAGTACGCTATACGCTTGCCCGGCGAGCTTCGCTTCACTGGCTGGCAGTTTGGCAATTGGCGAACGAACTTTATGGTCATACCGTTCGTTCAAGGGCTACGGAATGCTAACCTATCGGATGGTGGCAGTCCCAGTTACCACGGTGAAGGTTTCCTCACGCTACAGGCAGCTATCGCACGCACGTTCATCCGCCGACAGCGTACCGGCTATCCACTGCCGGAAGTGTCATTGAGA CGCTATCCGTATCCACCGTACTATGACGATATTGTGCTGGTAGCGATGGAACGTCTGCTGCCGATGATCATTTTGATCTCGTTCTTCTACACCTGCATCAACACGGTCAAGTACATCACGATCGAAAAGGAGAAACAGTTGAAGGAAGCGATGAAAATCATGGGACTACCGAACTGGCTGCACTGGACGGCTTGGTTCGTGCGCTGCctgatcctgctgctgatcaccATTTCGCTGCTCGTCTTCCTGGTGTGTGCCAACCTTACTCCCAACACGGACCTCTCCGTACTCCAGTACTCCGAATGGTCCGTGCtgtggtttttctttctgtcgttcgttctcgtgacgatctgtttctgtttcatgATGAGTGTGTTCTTCAACAAAG CTAACACTGCCGCCGGAATCGCTGGCCTTTTGTGGTTCCTGTTTGCTATCCCGTTCAACGTTACCGTTCAGAACTACGATGAGATGGCGTTGGGGACGAAAATTGCCTCCAGTCTACTCTCGAACACGGCCATGTCATTCGGAATCATGAACATCATCCGCCTCGAGGGTAACCAGATCGGGCTGCAGTGGAGCAATCTGTTCTCTGCGCCCTCGATGGGCGACGAGTTCAGTGTCGGTCTGGTGATGGTTATGTTTCTGGTAGACGCTTTGCTCTACCTCGCCATCGCACTATACTTCGAGCAGGTAATGCCCGGTGAGTTTGGTGTGGCCAAACCGTGGAATTTTCTCTTTACTCGAGACTTTTGGAAGCGGAATCGTATTGAGGATGGGTCCGGTGGGATGTCTAAGGACGAAGCGTCGCCGTACTTTGAAACGGAACCAACCATCGAACGGGCTGGTGTGCGCATTATGAATCTGCGCAAGGTTTACGGCAAGAAGGTGGCCGTTGAGAGGCTTAATTTAAATATGTACGATGGACAGATAACGGTTTTGCTGGGACACAATGGGGCCGGTAAAACGACAACGATGTCCATGCTTACTGGAATGTTCTCACCAACCTCGGGAACAGCTCTGGTGAATGGATATGACATCCGGAAGGACATCGAAGGTGTTCGCTTTTCGCTGGGACTGTGCCCTCAGCATAACGTGCTGTTCAATGAGCTAACGGTGGCGGAACATTTGAAGTTCTTCGCGCAGTTGAAGGGTGTACCGGCGTATAAGACCGTCGGTGAGATCGACAAGTATGTCAACTTGCTGGAGTTGACCGATAAGCGTAATGCACAATCGCACACCCTCTCCGGTGGTATGAAACGTAAGCTCGGTGTTGGAATTGCTCTGTGTGGTGGTTcgaaggtggtgctgcttgaTGAACCGACCTCCGGTATGGATCCATCGGCACGACGCGCACTGTGGGATTTGATACAGCGAGAGAAGGTCGGCCGGACGGTGATTCTATCGACACACTTCATGGACGAAGCGGATGTGCTCGGTGATCGGATAGCGATCATGGCTGAAGGGACATTGAGAGCCATTGGGTCACCTTTCTTTTTGAAAAAGACTCTGGGCGCTGGTTATCGATTGATTTGCGTTAAGGAAGCGAACTGTGATAAACAGCGGGTGCTGTCGATGCTACGGAAGTACATTCCCGATGTGCGTGTTGAAACGGACATCGGTACGGAGCTATCGTTTGTGTTGCGGGAAGACTATCTGCCAGTGTTCCAGCGGATGCTCGAAGAGCTGGAGCAGAATATGAGGGAATGTGGCATATCTAGCTACGGAATTTCGCTCACCACGATGGAGGAAGTGTTTCTACG AGCTGGAAGTGattcaaccaccaccgagcaatCTTCAACGGACAAAACCAACGGGTATATCGACATCAACGAAAACAGTGACACAT ATTCCCTTGAAGGACTTCGCCTGCTGACGGGATCAAAGCGATTGTTTTACCAAATCTACGCGCAGTTCTACAAAAAATTGCTCACCACCGTCCGAAGCTGGATTACACTCTCGCTGCAGCTCTGCATCCCGATCCTCTTTGTGCTGATGTCGTATCTGATCTTCTTGAACGCAAACACTGGCCGTGATCTGCCCGAGTTGACAATCAACTTCGATCGATACACCGGATCGTTAACGGTGGTGGAAGTTGAGGCTGGCTCGGAGTCCACCGGTGCTGCGTATCGAGAGCTGTTTCGAAATGAACCTCCGGTCCATCAGCTAACAGCAATCGATACTGATATGACGTCCTACATTCTAAAGACG GCCGCGCAGGACATACCGACGTTCAATTCACGTTACTGGGTAGGAGCGACACTCAATGCGAACGACTGTACGGCTTGGTTCAACAACAAGGCCTACCACAGTGCACCGCTTGCCGTCAATTTGATCTACAATGCACTCCTGCGGAGTGTCTGTCCCACCTGTGAGCTTCAAGTCAGCAACAAACCACTCCCCTACCGCCTGGACACTCAACTGCAGCGTCTCGAAACGGGTGCCAATGCCGGTTTCCAGCTAGCATTCAACACCGGCTTCGCCATGGCTTTCGTGTCGGCGCTCTTCATTCTGTTCTACATCAAAGAAAGGACGACACGGGCCAAGCTGCTCCAGTTCGTCAGTGGCGTCAATGTGGCCCTCTTCTGGACCATCTCATTCCTGTGGGACTATCTGGTGTTCATTGTGGCGTCACTCTGCTACATTGTGACACTTGCGATCATCCAGCAGGATGGTTGGTCAACGTTCGATCAACTCGGGCGTGTGTTTCTGGTGCTACTGTTTTACGCATTCGCCAGCCTTCCGGTGACGTATCTATTCGCCTACCTCTTCAACGTACCGGCCACCGGATTCGTtaagatgatgctgctcaaTGTGCTATCGGGCACGATCTTCTTTACCGCCGTCTCACTGCTTCGCTTTCCCGATATCGATCTCGACAATGTGGCCGATGTGCTCGAGTGGATCTTTATGTTTTTCCCGAGCTTCGTCTTGACGCAGACGATGAACGCGCTGAACCAGGTGGGCAATCGGGAGGTGCTGTGTGAGCGTGCCTGTGAGCAGATTCCGATCTGTACCGAGCAACTGAAGTGCCTGTTTGCTCCCGAGTGCTGCTCGATGAATCCGTTCTCCTTCGATCAAACGACGGGCATCAACCGAAGTTTGCTGTTTTTCGTCGCCATCGGAGTGATCAGCTTCAtgctgatcatgatcatcgacTACCGGTTGCTGAAGAAGATCCTTTCTCGCAAAGCGAAAACGCCAGGTGAACTGTTGAACGGTGATGGTCCGAGAGATGAAATCGATTCGGATGTGCTGGACGAGAAGCAGCGTATCGGTCAGTGCAGTGGCGGGGAGTTGGCATCCTTCAACCTGGTGCTGAAGGAACTCTCCAAAAGTTACGGTAACTTTCTGGCGGTCAATCGGTTGACGGTTGGTGTGCGTCATTCCGAGTGCTTTGGATTGCTCGGTATCAACGGGGCCGGTAAAACATCGACGTTCAAGATGATGACCGGTGACGAGAACATTACATCGGGCGATGCCTGGGTCAATGGAATCAATTTGCGCACGGACATGAACAGGGTGCACCAGCAGATCGGTTACTGTCCCCAGTTTGATGCACTGCTCGAGGAGCTTACGGGCCGGGAAACGTTGAAGATCTTTGCGCTGATGCGAGGCGTTGAACGTTCGGAGATTAACGGTGTGTCGTTGACGCTGGCCGAAGAGTTGAACTTCACCAAGCACCTGGACAAGCGCACAAAGGCGTACAGTGGTGGAAATAAGCGAAAGCTTAGCACAGCTCTCGCACTGATGGGTAACCCATCGGTGGTTTATCTCGATGAACCGACCACCGGTATGGATCCGGGAGCGAAGCGACAGTTTTGGAATGTAATTTGTAAGATCCGCAATTCCGGCAAATCGATCGTGCTCACATCGCACAGCATGGAAGAGTGTGAAGCCCTCTGCACCCGGCTCGCCATCATGGTGAACGGAGAGTTCAAGTGTCTCGGTTCGACGCAACATCTGAAGAACAAGTTCTCCGAAGGATTTCTGCTTACGGTCAAGACAAAGCGTGATCAACCACAAGCGGCCGATGAGGTAAAGTCGTTCGTGATGAGCAAATTCACAGGAGCGGTTCTTAA AGAGGAGTATCAAGATTCACTAACGTTCCATATAGCGCGCACCGATCAGCGATGGTCGGCCATGTTTGGGCTGATGGAAGCATCGAAGGACCGGCTCGGTATCGAGGACTACGCACTCGGCCAAACGACGCTCGAACAGGTGTTCCTATTTTTCACCAAATACCAAAGGGCCACGGATTGA